The following coding sequences lie in one Deltaproteobacteria bacterium genomic window:
- the acnA gene encoding aconitate hydratase AcnA, translated as MSQTNLDSFGARQTLVVGDARYEYYALDALAQAGIGHVHRLPFSLKVLVENLLRHEDGVAVTAADVEAAAGWDPKAEPNFEIGFHPARVLLQDFTGVPVVVDLAAMRQAIQGMGGDAQRINPLAPVDLVIDHSVQVDHFGSKDALTLNMQLEYQRNRERYAFLRWGQAALSNFRAVPPGTGICHQVNLEYLARTVWTKQHGDVTQAFPDTVVGTDSHTTMVNGLAVLGWGVGGIEAEAAMLGQPMSMLIPQVVGFKLHGTLPDGATATDLVLTVTQMLRKHGVVNKFVEFYGPGLSALSLTDRATIANMAPEYGATCGFFPIDDETLAYLRFTNRPEATVALVEAYAKAQGLFRTDATPDPVFSSSIELDLATVESSLAGPKRPQDRVALPNVKANFLDALTKERHGDAAIEVKDGTSYELSNGAVVIAAITSCTNTSNPSVLIAAGLLARNAVRAGLARKPWVKTSLAPGSKVVTEYLEKSGLMRDLEALGFDLVGYGCTTCIGNSGPLPNAVSQAITDGNLVVAAVLSGNRNFEGRVHAQVRANYLASPPLVVAHALSGHLGVDLSRDPIGNGKDGQPVYLKDIWPSAAEIRDTVRAVIGREMYAEQYADVFAGDASWRALDVPTGQLFAWEADSTYVRHPPYFVGMKAKPDPLTDIVGARVLAKLGDSITTDHISPAGNISKNSPAAKYLVTHGVQPVDFNSYGARRGNHEVMIRGTFANIRLKNALVPGVEGGVTRHLPDGAQMSIFEAAEKYQAEGVPTVVLAGAEYGTGSSRDWAAKGTMLLGVKAVIAKSFERIHRSNLVGMGVLPLCFLDGQDADTLGLGGEEVFEIHGVAAGLTPKKTLKVTATAADGSVKAFDVVCRVDTPNEVEYVKHGGILQFVLRGMAQG; from the coding sequence ATGAGCCAAACGAACCTCGATTCCTTCGGTGCACGCCAGACCCTCGTCGTCGGCGACGCGCGCTACGAGTACTACGCACTCGATGCACTCGCACAGGCCGGCATCGGCCACGTGCATCGCCTGCCGTTCTCGCTCAAGGTGTTGGTCGAGAATCTGCTGCGCCACGAAGACGGTGTCGCCGTGACGGCCGCCGACGTCGAGGCCGCGGCGGGCTGGGATCCCAAGGCCGAGCCCAACTTCGAGATCGGCTTCCACCCGGCGCGCGTGCTCCTGCAGGACTTCACCGGCGTGCCGGTGGTCGTCGATCTCGCGGCGATGCGCCAGGCGATCCAGGGCATGGGCGGCGATGCGCAGCGCATCAACCCGCTGGCGCCCGTCGATCTCGTGATCGACCACTCCGTGCAGGTGGATCACTTCGGCAGCAAGGACGCGCTCACGCTCAACATGCAGCTCGAGTACCAGCGCAACCGCGAGCGCTACGCGTTCCTGCGCTGGGGGCAAGCTGCGCTGTCGAACTTCCGCGCGGTGCCGCCGGGCACCGGCATCTGCCACCAGGTGAACCTCGAGTACCTCGCGCGGACGGTGTGGACCAAGCAACACGGCGACGTCACGCAGGCGTTCCCGGACACCGTGGTCGGTACCGACTCGCACACCACGATGGTCAACGGCCTCGCGGTGCTCGGCTGGGGCGTCGGCGGCATCGAGGCCGAGGCCGCGATGCTGGGCCAGCCGATGTCGATGCTGATCCCGCAGGTGGTCGGCTTCAAGCTGCACGGCACGCTGCCCGACGGCGCGACCGCGACCGACCTCGTGCTCACCGTCACGCAGATGCTTCGCAAGCACGGCGTGGTCAACAAGTTCGTCGAGTTCTATGGCCCCGGCCTGTCGGCGCTGTCGCTCACCGATCGCGCGACGATCGCCAACATGGCGCCCGAGTACGGCGCGACCTGTGGCTTCTTCCCGATCGATGACGAGACCCTCGCGTACCTGCGCTTCACCAACCGCCCCGAGGCGACCGTGGCGCTGGTCGAGGCCTACGCGAAGGCGCAGGGCCTGTTCCGCACCGACGCCACGCCCGACCCGGTGTTCAGCTCGTCGATCGAGCTCGACCTCGCGACCGTCGAGTCGTCGCTGGCAGGTCCCAAGCGGCCGCAGGACCGCGTCGCGCTGCCCAACGTGAAGGCGAACTTCCTCGATGCGCTCACCAAGGAGCGCCACGGCGACGCCGCGATCGAGGTCAAGGACGGCACCAGCTACGAGCTCAGCAACGGCGCCGTGGTGATCGCCGCGATCACCAGCTGCACCAACACCAGCAACCCCAGCGTGCTCATCGCTGCGGGCCTGCTCGCGCGCAACGCCGTGCGGGCCGGGCTCGCACGCAAGCCGTGGGTCAAGACCTCGCTGGCGCCGGGCTCCAAGGTCGTGACCGAGTACCTCGAGAAATCCGGGCTCATGCGCGACCTCGAGGCGCTCGGCTTCGACCTGGTCGGCTACGGCTGCACCACCTGCATCGGCAACTCGGGTCCGCTGCCCAACGCGGTGTCGCAGGCCATCACCGACGGCAACCTCGTGGTCGCGGCGGTGCTCTCGGGCAACCGCAACTTCGAAGGTCGCGTGCACGCACAGGTGCGCGCGAACTACCTCGCGTCGCCGCCGCTGGTGGTCGCGCACGCGCTCTCGGGCCACCTCGGCGTCGATCTCAGCCGCGACCCGATCGGCAACGGCAAGGACGGGCAGCCGGTCTACCTCAAGGACATCTGGCCCAGCGCTGCCGAGATCCGCGACACCGTGCGCGCGGTGATCGGTCGCGAGATGTACGCCGAGCAGTACGCCGACGTGTTCGCCGGTGACGCCTCGTGGCGCGCGCTCGACGTGCCCACCGGCCAGCTGTTCGCGTGGGAGGCCGACTCGACCTACGTGCGGCACCCGCCGTACTTCGTGGGCATGAAGGCCAAGCCGGACCCGCTCACCGACATCGTCGGTGCGCGCGTGCTGGCCAAGCTGGGCGACTCGATCACGACCGATCACATCTCGCCCGCGGGCAACATCTCCAAGAACTCACCGGCCGCGAAGTACCTCGTCACCCACGGCGTGCAGCCGGTGGACTTCAACAGCTACGGTGCCCGTCGCGGCAACCACGAGGTCATGATCCGTGGCACCTTCGCGAACATCCGCCTCAAGAACGCGCTGGTGCCGGGCGTCGAGGGCGGCGTCACGCGCCACCTGCCCGATGGTGCGCAGATGAGCATCTTCGAGGCCGCCGAGAAGTACCAGGCCGAGGGCGTGCCGACGGTGGTGCTTGCAGGCGCCGAGTACGGCACCGGAAGCTCGCGCGACTGGGCCGCCAAGGGCACGATGTTGCTGGGCGTGAAGGCCGTCATCGCGAAGAGCTTCGAGCGCATCCATCGCAGCAACCTGGTCGGCATGGGCGTGTTGCCACTGTGCTTCCTCGATGGTCAGGACGCCGACACCCTGGGCCTCGGCGGCGAGGAGGTGTTCGAGATCCACGGTGTCGCGGCCGGGCTCACGCCGAAGAAGACCCTGAAGGTCACCGCCACCGCCGCCGACGGCAGCGTGAAGGCGTTCGACGTGGTCTGCCGCGTCGACACGCCCAACGAGGTCGAGTACGTCAAGCACGGCGGCATCCTGCAGTTCGTGCTGCGCGGCATGGCGCAGGGCTGA
- a CDS encoding IgGFc-binding protein: protein MTISRRANEIIGAAWLCAATWGAASCGDESCARGRCSGADGGVSIGSTLGGTGNGPSGADASASQGGSVGSDGSGGDDDDVRFDIGGVPSNDAGGPAPPIIPATCDEAQAGVSTVGCLFYAVDMDSHDGVEGSQFAVAVGNVQLDAPATVSIELRQNGAWTTVAGPEVVPALGLHTFPLPDRHADDTQLFASGSYRVVSDTPIIAYQFNPVDGSVSYISDASMLFPVPSLDTLNQVTAWTSMVDNSGGFQHSYATIIATGDGTTVTVTPSVATAAGGSVPAGAPGAPFMVAMQDGDVLNVAVASLGTSMTGTRIQSNDEHPIAVFAGQECALIPASVCCCDHLEEQLAGLRQWGTEFVASRMPVRNAAAPEATLWQIYASEAGTTVQIEASPALTGIPANSFVINAGEVREFYVSGPPGDEGDFHVTADKPINVLGYMIGSENLPPPYSATGDPAAVQLSPVQQFLPRYVVLVPGTWINDIAVITRAAGATLDIDGVPVADAAFAPIGTSGYEVGRIPIPDGVHVLDGHDTPFGVIIVGYDDWDSYAYLGGTGTGKINPNPAG, encoded by the coding sequence TTGACGATCTCGCGACGAGCCAACGAAATCATCGGCGCCGCCTGGCTGTGCGCCGCGACCTGGGGTGCGGCGAGCTGCGGCGACGAATCGTGCGCCCGCGGACGCTGCAGCGGTGCCGATGGCGGGGTCTCGATCGGCTCGACGCTCGGCGGTACCGGCAACGGGCCCAGCGGCGCCGATGCGAGCGCGTCGCAGGGCGGCAGCGTCGGCTCCGACGGCAGCGGCGGTGACGACGACGACGTGCGCTTCGACATCGGCGGGGTGCCGAGCAACGATGCCGGTGGCCCGGCACCACCCATCATCCCCGCGACGTGCGACGAAGCCCAAGCCGGCGTGAGCACCGTCGGCTGCCTCTTCTACGCCGTCGACATGGACTCGCACGACGGCGTCGAGGGCAGCCAGTTCGCCGTTGCGGTCGGCAACGTGCAGCTCGACGCGCCCGCAACCGTCAGCATCGAGCTGCGACAAAACGGTGCCTGGACCACCGTCGCCGGGCCCGAGGTCGTGCCTGCGCTGGGGCTGCACACCTTCCCGCTGCCCGATCGCCACGCCGACGACACCCAGCTGTTCGCGAGCGGCTCGTATCGCGTGGTCTCGGACACGCCGATCATCGCGTACCAGTTCAACCCGGTCGACGGCTCGGTCTCGTACATCTCCGATGCGTCGATGCTGTTCCCGGTGCCGTCGCTCGACACGCTCAACCAGGTGACGGCGTGGACCTCGATGGTCGACAACTCCGGTGGCTTCCAGCACAGCTACGCGACCATCATCGCGACCGGCGACGGCACCACGGTGACGGTCACGCCCTCGGTGGCGACCGCCGCCGGCGGCAGCGTACCCGCGGGGGCCCCTGGCGCGCCGTTCATGGTGGCGATGCAGGACGGCGACGTGCTCAACGTCGCGGTCGCCAGCCTCGGCACCTCGATGACCGGCACGCGCATCCAGAGCAACGACGAACATCCCATCGCGGTCTTCGCCGGCCAAGAGTGCGCGCTCATCCCCGCCTCGGTGTGCTGCTGCGATCACCTCGAGGAGCAGCTCGCGGGCCTGCGGCAGTGGGGCACCGAGTTCGTGGCCTCGCGCATGCCGGTGCGCAACGCCGCCGCGCCCGAAGCCACGCTGTGGCAGATCTACGCCTCCGAGGCCGGCACCACGGTGCAGATCGAGGCCTCGCCGGCGCTCACCGGCATCCCCGCCAACTCCTTCGTCATCAACGCCGGCGAGGTGCGCGAGTTCTACGTGAGTGGGCCGCCCGGCGACGAGGGTGACTTCCACGTCACCGCCGACAAACCCATCAACGTGCTCGGCTACATGATCGGCTCGGAGAACCTGCCGCCGCCGTACTCGGCGACCGGTGACCCGGCCGCGGTGCAGCTGAGCCCAGTGCAACAGTTCCTGCCGCGCTACGTGGTGCTGGTCCCCGGCACGTGGATCAACGACATCGCCGTGATCACGCGGGCCGCAGGTGCGACGCTCGACATCGACGGCGTGCCGGTGGCAGACGCAGCGTTCGCACCGATCGGCACCAGCGGCTACGAGGTCGGCCGCATCCCGATCCCCGACGGTGTGCACGTGCTCGACGGTCACGACACGCCGTTCGGCGTGATCATCGTCGGCTACGACGACTGGGACAGCTACGCGTACCTGGGCGGCACCGGCACCGGCAAGATCAATCCGAACCCCGCCGGCTGA
- a CDS encoding PspA/IM30 family protein, producing MGTHSRWMTVMRSNINARIDRMEDPTKMLDQLVLDMRGQLVEAKKAVCIAIADERKLARMAEQHTSEVRVWENRAMLALRAGAEELARAALVRKREQEELANTYAAQWQEQKRSVDALRTALAGLEARIAEAARQRTVLQARVARAQAQRTIAATLSNIEGVSAWSTVERLEAKVEQIEADAEAMCELEWSGDASLEAQFRALAAGNVDDELAALKRKMALAEPAAPKALPGRR from the coding sequence ATGGGAACGCACAGCCGCTGGATGACCGTGATGCGATCGAACATCAACGCCCGCATCGATCGCATGGAGGACCCGACCAAGATGCTCGATCAGCTGGTGCTCGACATGCGCGGGCAACTGGTCGAGGCCAAGAAGGCGGTCTGCATCGCGATCGCCGACGAGCGCAAGCTCGCGCGGATGGCCGAGCAGCACACCAGCGAGGTGCGGGTGTGGGAGAACCGGGCGATGCTGGCGCTGCGCGCAGGGGCCGAGGAGCTGGCCCGGGCGGCGCTGGTGCGCAAGCGCGAGCAGGAGGAGCTCGCGAACACCTACGCTGCACAGTGGCAGGAGCAGAAGCGATCGGTCGACGCGCTGCGTACCGCGCTCGCGGGGCTCGAGGCGCGCATCGCCGAAGCCGCGCGGCAGCGCACCGTGCTGCAGGCCCGCGTCGCGCGGGCGCAGGCGCAGCGCACCATCGCCGCCACGTTGTCGAACATCGAGGGGGTCTCGGCGTGGAGCACCGTCGAGCGTCTCGAGGCCAAGGTCGAGCAGATCGAGGCCGATGCCGAGGCGATGTGTGAGCTCGAGTGGAGCGGCGATGCTTCGCTCGAGGCGCAGTTCCGTGCGCTCGCGGCCGGCAACGTCGACGACGAGCTGGCCGCGCTCAAGCGCAAGATGGCGCTGGCCGAGCCTGCCGCACCCAAGGCGCTGCCCGGGCGTCGCTAG